In Pirellulaceae bacterium, a single genomic region encodes these proteins:
- the recA gene encoding recombinase RecA, which translates to MAEQNTVLKTTLQQIERQFGEGAIMPLGKEKLQRIKGIPTGSLSLDMALGGQGIPEGRIIEIYGPESSGKTTLALHVIAESQKEGGIAAFIDAEHALDPSWAKKLGVQLETLLVSQPASGEEAMHITEMLIKSNAVDVIVIDSVAALIPKQELDGDIGDTHVGLQARLMSQSMRKLTGAIAKSKTSVIFINQIREKIGVMFGSPETTPGGRALKFYSSCRIDVRRIGQLKDGEEVVGQRVRTKVVKNKVAPPFRIAEFDMMHTNGISFEGDVLDLAAEKKIVVRSGAWFRYGDVQLGQGKEKSRKFLQENIALTEEIRLKVLKAYGVLSDENEVGDDAGDAGDAESNSEK; encoded by the coding sequence ATGGCTGAGCAAAACACCGTTTTGAAAACGACTTTGCAGCAAATTGAACGGCAGTTTGGCGAAGGAGCCATCATGCCGTTGGGCAAAGAAAAGCTGCAACGCATTAAGGGCATTCCCACGGGAAGTTTGTCGCTCGATATGGCGCTCGGGGGGCAGGGGATTCCCGAGGGACGCATTATTGAAATCTATGGTCCGGAATCGAGTGGTAAGACGACGCTGGCACTGCATGTGATTGCTGAATCCCAAAAGGAAGGTGGGATTGCTGCCTTTATCGATGCCGAACACGCTCTGGATCCCAGTTGGGCCAAAAAGCTGGGAGTGCAGCTTGAGACGCTCTTGGTGAGTCAACCGGCGAGCGGTGAAGAAGCGATGCACATCACCGAGATGTTGATCAAGTCCAATGCGGTCGACGTTATTGTGATCGATTCCGTGGCCGCCTTGATTCCCAAGCAAGAATTGGATGGCGATATTGGTGATACCCACGTCGGATTGCAAGCACGTTTGATGAGTCAGTCCATGCGGAAATTGACAGGAGCGATTGCCAAGTCGAAGACATCCGTCATCTTTATTAATCAGATTCGAGAGAAGATTGGTGTGATGTTCGGCAGTCCTGAGACGACGCCAGGTGGACGTGCCCTCAAATTCTACAGTTCGTGCCGAATCGATGTTCGCAGAATCGGACAACTTAAGGATGGCGAAGAAGTGGTTGGTCAAAGAGTGAGAACCAAGGTCGTCAAAAATAAAGTTGCTCCCCCGTTCCGAATAGCTGAATTTGACATGATGCACACCAACGGCATCAGCTTTGAAGGTGACGTGCTCGATTTGGCAGCTGAAAAGAAGATTGTTGTGCGAAGTGGAGCTTGGTTCCGATACGGCGATGTTCAGTTGGGGCAAGGAAAAGAAAAGTCGCGAAAATTTTTACAAGAAAACATCGCACTGACCGAAGAAATCCGCCTCAAGGTGCTGAAGGCTTACGGAGTTCTCAGTGATGAGAATGAAGTGGGAGACGATGCTGGAGATGCTGGAGATGCCGAATCGAATTCGGAAAAGTAA
- the thpR gene encoding RNA 2',3'-cyclic phosphodiesterase — MARIRTFVAIDVSERVRRAAAATISELEPTTESIRWVSAKNVHITMKFLGDVNETDIYQVCRLTADAVRDVPSTQVNCRGIGAFPSIERPRTIWLGIDDPTDCLVELHQRIEQGLLSLGFPREQRRFQPHVTLGRARYGRRDMQELEDRLSTFEVEAGPVDIDQLVIYASELGSNGPNYTVLGRAPLCE; from the coding sequence TTGGCACGTATTCGTACTTTTGTCGCAATTGATGTTTCCGAACGGGTTCGACGTGCGGCTGCGGCCACAATTTCTGAGCTGGAGCCGACGACGGAATCGATCCGTTGGGTTTCGGCAAAGAATGTGCACATCACGATGAAGTTCCTCGGAGATGTTAACGAAACTGATATCTATCAGGTCTGTCGCCTGACCGCGGATGCGGTGCGTGACGTTCCCTCTACCCAGGTTAATTGCCGCGGTATCGGTGCCTTTCCGTCGATTGAGCGACCACGCACCATTTGGTTAGGAATCGATGATCCAACGGATTGCCTGGTTGAACTGCACCAACGAATCGAGCAAGGACTCTTATCTCTTGGCTTTCCGCGGGAGCAACGTCGCTTTCAACCGCATGTCACACTCGGAAGAGCCCGGTATGGTCGACGGGATATGCAAGAGCTTGAGGATCGGTTGAGCACCTTCGAGGTTGAGGCCGGACCTGTTGATATCGATCAACTCGTCATCTATGCGAGTGAACTCGGTTCCAACGGACCAAATTACACCGTTCTGGGACGCGCGCCGTTGTGCGAATGA
- a CDS encoding lamin tail domain-containing protein: MLNSLRKQWREIATRQRVVGTRQRSPMSVRALECLEPRAMLDATVIISEVMARNDEGLQDEDGDRPDWIELLNMGRETVDLHGWHLTDDVEDLNNWQFPPMRLNPGEHLIVFASGKDRDNPFRPLHADFKLEGDGEYLALTRPDETIEFEFAPDYPAQVEDVSYGIPNQISQTMLVNEGAAAQVLIPVDDRWDPVDLANGQFQGSWLDPQLETTTDPWFLATTGIGFHDAADDSTPQPGEGLEVASSKSQFSSFQNRDGWRYGYWDGATDEDGLYHDDEFRSFVWSGLTTITTRNHWDGTKWDLATTPNASQIELSSEGGHPSGENSDGLQYAVRRWTSEVAGSILIHGRLENPTPDGDGVVARVFVDGSEVYSRQVNGFGIDYRFVVPVSDGDRVDFVIDPGSLKDDVGDQTIFTAMIEDVTELVGEAGGAPTLADHIASDIGSVMEGVGSTAYIRIPFVPSTADFDSLTLHVQYDDALVAYLNGQPIASAGGPAAWQAAWDSTATSDRTVEEALHSTSFNVSNAIDHLSVGKENVLMIHAINRAIDNKDLLMVPKLVGTTLEINPLERRYFVSPTPGAGNGFGDVNAGPVIVRPSFSPESPTAADPIVITARVADSFHAVSTVNLTYRVMYGGSREIAMRDNGIGNDVAAGDGIYTATIPGGIAEPGEMVRWFVTANDSRQHASRSPRFELARDSEEYYGTVIIDPTLSSNLPIFHWFVSSRSRVFRGNGTQGSLYYDGEFYDNVGFDLHGQSSSGFPTTKKSMNVDLPADHRFRLNDDIPKMKDFNFLTNFADKSKLRNTLGYEQRAFIGDAYHLAFPVRVQHNGEFFAVYDFVEDGDNRWLERLGFDPEGALYKMYNRMDSASGEKKTRKDEGSSDLRDLVNGVALNGQARHRFVFDNIDLASMANYLAGFVLTSNRDCCHKNYYAYRDTNNTGEWRYMPWDVDLSQGRNWGGFGRSYFDDTMYPDNDLFMGQNNRLISALYATPGFREMYLRRVRSVIDAYVKPLGTPADQLPLETRVDELVQYLGADAVLDNQNHRATWGQTDFQSFEEATDILKMDYAQPRREFLYQTQVMADDAKVRVIVSSNRQETNLRYWVPRNNSLGNNWTRLEFNDSSWQQGPTGIGFEKSASGTYDPLIATDIVDEMSDRTSVFVRIPFQLESLEDLNDLTLRMKYDDGFIAYLNGTEVTRKGVGNGAARYDMTSQGHADSQAVEFENIEISAFVNQLRVGENVLAIQAVNSSTNSSDMLMVPELVEGKIVASNGEIPAAQIGNPRIDVTAVDFNPVSGNQDEEYLQLTNNNDFAVDLSGWELTDGVELTFKPGTVLPAGWSLYATPNAFAFRARESGPSGGQQLFVQGNYQGHLSNFGESISLLGADGELVSSFQYKGEPTGWQAHLHVSELMYHPLAPSSAELARDSSWTESDFEFIELKNSSTELELDLTGVRFTNGVEFDFANGQMTKLGPQKRVVVVSNLAAFKARYGTGALDRVAGEFSLASGLRDGGETIKLEDETSSTIFEFEYSDDQDRGWPVRADGKGSSLVKLDGASDNGQAGNWKPSNRIHGTPGSHPEDVALDLQINEIVSRSDLPEVDHIELRNVSDQSIHVSHYYLSDTPTNSDSFGRFALPDGQLGAGEFLVFGENEFNPLNDPRGFALNGSRGDELHLSVGTSEGPTHFVDSVQFPAADLGESFGRVEMGPLGPLQSISLGRANSGYRVGPILISEFQYHPTQPSAAALKLDPQLSSKDLEFIEIHNAGVAANGLTGWRIRGDVDFDFAQGTALDIGETILLVPFNPDREGNESRKAAFLAHYGLPNSTRLLGGFQGNLDNDGHRITLQRPGTPSLQDPETVPRLWVDEVRFDDVAPWSPSADGQGDSLHRTPANALGLIVASWRAASPTPASVDWGAIPGDFNADGTLGVADIDLFSLRFRLTPPDLTLDLTGDQRVNDADRDYLIGDLLETTYGDADLNRLFNSSDLVQIFSVGEYEDGIEGNSTWSEGDWNLDGDFDSSDLVVAFAAGGYASDSKPVDLDSGGLADLASAIQAHDQLFADEKLVDSLGD, translated from the coding sequence ATGCTGAATTCTTTACGAAAACAATGGCGGGAAATTGCGACTCGACAGCGAGTTGTTGGGACGCGACAACGGAGCCCAATGTCGGTTCGGGCTCTCGAATGCTTGGAACCACGTGCAATGTTGGATGCGACGGTGATCATCAGCGAGGTGATGGCGCGAAACGATGAGGGATTACAGGATGAAGATGGGGATCGTCCTGATTGGATTGAACTGCTGAATATGGGTCGTGAAACGGTTGACCTCCATGGTTGGCATTTGACCGATGATGTCGAGGATCTCAACAACTGGCAGTTCCCGCCCATGCGGCTGAATCCGGGGGAGCACTTGATCGTTTTTGCCTCGGGAAAAGATCGAGACAATCCTTTCCGTCCGCTCCATGCGGATTTTAAACTCGAGGGGGATGGCGAGTATCTTGCTCTGACTCGTCCGGACGAAACGATTGAATTTGAATTTGCACCGGATTATCCGGCGCAAGTCGAAGATGTGTCCTATGGCATACCAAATCAAATTTCACAAACCATGTTGGTGAATGAAGGGGCGGCGGCACAGGTCCTAATTCCAGTTGACGATCGCTGGGATCCGGTCGATTTAGCGAATGGTCAATTTCAGGGAAGTTGGCTCGATCCGCAGTTGGAGACTACGACGGATCCTTGGTTTTTAGCGACAACAGGCATTGGGTTTCATGACGCAGCCGACGACTCAACTCCCCAACCTGGTGAAGGTCTTGAGGTTGCATCTTCAAAATCACAATTTAGTTCTTTTCAAAACCGTGACGGTTGGCGATACGGCTATTGGGACGGTGCAACTGACGAAGATGGTTTGTATCACGACGACGAATTTCGCAGCTTTGTTTGGTCAGGACTGACCACCATCACAACACGGAATCATTGGGATGGTACCAAGTGGGATCTGGCGACTACACCGAATGCGTCTCAGATTGAATTGAGTTCTGAGGGAGGGCATCCGAGCGGAGAGAATTCGGACGGATTGCAATATGCGGTGCGGCGATGGACCAGCGAAGTAGCGGGGTCAATCCTAATTCATGGTCGATTGGAGAACCCGACGCCCGATGGGGATGGTGTCGTCGCTCGAGTTTTTGTCGATGGGAGCGAAGTTTATTCGCGACAAGTCAACGGATTTGGAATCGACTATCGATTCGTTGTGCCAGTCAGCGATGGTGATCGAGTGGATTTTGTGATTGATCCAGGGAGCTTGAAAGACGATGTGGGTGATCAAACAATTTTCACGGCGATGATTGAAGATGTGACCGAGTTAGTTGGAGAGGCTGGCGGTGCGCCGACTCTCGCAGATCACATTGCCAGCGACATCGGTTCGGTCATGGAAGGGGTTGGCAGTACGGCCTACATTCGTATTCCTTTTGTGCCATCGACGGCGGACTTTGATTCATTAACCCTTCATGTCCAGTACGACGATGCCTTGGTCGCCTATTTGAATGGACAGCCGATCGCATCGGCGGGTGGCCCCGCAGCGTGGCAGGCAGCCTGGGATTCGACGGCAACCAGCGATCGGACGGTTGAGGAAGCATTGCATTCCACCAGCTTTAATGTCTCGAACGCAATTGATCATTTGAGCGTTGGTAAGGAAAACGTGTTGATGATTCATGCAATTAATCGGGCGATCGATAACAAAGATTTATTGATGGTGCCGAAATTGGTCGGGACAACTTTGGAAATCAATCCACTGGAACGTCGATATTTTGTCTCGCCAACACCGGGTGCGGGTAATGGATTCGGTGATGTCAACGCGGGCCCCGTGATTGTTCGTCCGAGCTTTTCACCTGAAAGTCCCACTGCTGCGGATCCAATTGTGATCACTGCAAGGGTGGCCGACTCTTTTCATGCCGTATCAACCGTGAATTTGACTTACCGGGTGATGTACGGTGGATCGCGGGAAATTGCGATGCGTGACAATGGTATTGGAAACGATGTCGCAGCGGGGGATGGAATTTACACCGCGACGATCCCCGGCGGCATTGCCGAGCCTGGCGAGATGGTCCGCTGGTTTGTGACGGCAAACGACAGTCGGCAGCACGCGTCACGTTCTCCGCGTTTTGAGCTCGCTCGAGACTCAGAAGAATATTATGGCACGGTGATCATCGATCCGACATTATCCAGTAACCTGCCAATCTTTCATTGGTTTGTCTCGTCCCGTAGTCGCGTCTTTCGCGGGAACGGCACGCAAGGTTCACTCTACTACGACGGTGAGTTTTACGACAATGTGGGATTTGACCTGCATGGTCAATCTTCGTCTGGATTTCCCACGACTAAGAAAAGCATGAATGTTGATTTACCGGCGGATCATCGCTTTCGGCTCAACGACGATATTCCAAAAATGAAGGATTTCAACTTCTTGACGAATTTCGCCGATAAATCAAAGTTGCGCAACACGCTTGGATACGAGCAACGAGCTTTCATTGGTGATGCTTATCATCTAGCGTTTCCGGTGCGAGTTCAACATAACGGTGAATTCTTTGCAGTCTATGATTTTGTCGAAGATGGGGACAATCGTTGGCTGGAAAGGCTTGGCTTCGATCCCGAGGGTGCGTTGTACAAAATGTACAATCGCATGGATTCGGCCTCTGGTGAAAAGAAAACTCGCAAGGACGAAGGGAGCAGCGACTTGCGAGATCTCGTCAATGGAGTTGCGTTAAACGGGCAGGCACGGCATCGGTTTGTTTTTGACAATATCGACTTGGCTTCGATGGCGAATTATTTGGCCGGGTTTGTACTGACGTCAAACCGAGATTGCTGTCACAAGAATTATTATGCGTATCGTGACACGAATAATACGGGCGAATGGCGCTATATGCCTTGGGATGTGGACCTTAGCCAAGGTCGCAATTGGGGCGGTTTTGGTCGATCGTATTTTGACGACACGATGTATCCTGACAATGATTTGTTTATGGGGCAAAACAATCGTTTGATCAGTGCGCTCTATGCCACGCCCGGATTTCGCGAGATGTATTTGCGACGCGTGAGAAGTGTCATCGACGCTTATGTCAAACCACTGGGAACCCCTGCTGATCAGCTCCCATTAGAGACGCGTGTTGACGAGTTGGTGCAGTATCTTGGAGCCGATGCGGTACTTGATAATCAAAACCATCGGGCGACTTGGGGACAGACTGACTTCCAGTCGTTCGAGGAGGCGACTGATATTCTCAAGATGGATTACGCTCAGCCTCGTCGTGAATTTCTCTATCAAACGCAAGTCATGGCCGATGACGCTAAGGTGCGTGTGATCGTCTCCAGCAATCGTCAAGAAACCAATTTGCGTTACTGGGTGCCGAGAAACAACTCGCTTGGCAATAATTGGACTCGATTGGAGTTTAATGACTCAAGTTGGCAGCAAGGGCCAACGGGAATTGGTTTTGAAAAATCGGCTAGCGGAACTTACGATCCGCTGATTGCGACTGACATCGTTGATGAAATGAGCGACCGAACCTCGGTTTTTGTGAGGATCCCTTTCCAGTTGGAGTCGCTGGAAGACCTCAACGACCTGACTTTGCGAATGAAATATGACGATGGTTTCATCGCTTACCTAAATGGTACGGAGGTCACCCGGAAAGGCGTCGGTAACGGAGCTGCTAGATACGATATGACCTCGCAAGGTCATGCGGATTCTCAAGCCGTAGAATTTGAAAACATTGAGATTAGCGCCTTTGTGAATCAGTTGCGCGTGGGTGAAAACGTCTTGGCTATTCAGGCTGTGAATTCTTCAACAAACAGTAGCGATATGTTGATGGTACCCGAGCTAGTCGAGGGGAAAATTGTAGCCTCGAATGGTGAAATTCCTGCTGCTCAAATTGGCAATCCTCGCATTGATGTCACCGCGGTTGATTTCAATCCCGTGAGCGGTAATCAGGATGAAGAGTATTTGCAGCTGACAAATAATAATGATTTCGCTGTTGATCTATCGGGCTGGGAGTTGACCGACGGGGTCGAATTGACATTCAAGCCGGGAACTGTACTGCCGGCTGGTTGGTCTCTCTATGCCACGCCGAATGCGTTTGCATTTCGGGCTCGAGAATCAGGCCCTTCCGGTGGTCAACAGCTGTTTGTACAAGGCAATTATCAAGGGCATTTGTCAAACTTCGGAGAATCGATCAGCTTGCTCGGTGCAGATGGTGAGCTTGTGAGTTCTTTTCAGTACAAGGGAGAGCCGACCGGATGGCAGGCACACCTCCATGTTTCTGAATTGATGTATCATCCGCTCGCGCCGTCGTCGGCAGAACTCGCGCGAGACTCGTCTTGGACCGAGAGTGATTTTGAATTTATTGAATTGAAAAATTCCTCCACTGAGCTGGAACTTGACTTGACCGGTGTGCGTTTTACGAATGGTGTCGAATTTGACTTTGCGAATGGTCAGATGACGAAATTAGGTCCTCAAAAACGGGTGGTTGTGGTGTCAAACCTGGCCGCTTTTAAAGCACGATATGGGACCGGGGCGTTAGATCGAGTGGCAGGTGAGTTTTCGCTTGCGAGTGGCTTGCGAGACGGTGGGGAGACGATCAAATTGGAAGATGAAACAAGTTCCACCATTTTTGAGTTCGAATACAGTGATGATCAGGATCGAGGTTGGCCAGTTCGTGCGGACGGTAAGGGAAGCTCTTTGGTCAAGCTAGATGGGGCGTCTGACAACGGTCAAGCCGGAAATTGGAAGCCGAGTAACCGCATCCATGGCACGCCGGGGAGTCATCCCGAAGATGTTGCTTTGGATTTGCAAATCAACGAAATCGTATCGCGTTCGGATTTGCCTGAAGTCGACCACATCGAGTTACGTAATGTGAGTGATCAAAGCATCCATGTTTCGCATTATTACCTCAGCGACACACCGACGAATAGCGACTCGTTCGGTCGATTTGCTCTTCCGGACGGACAACTCGGAGCTGGCGAATTTCTGGTTTTTGGCGAAAATGAATTCAATCCATTGAATGATCCTCGTGGATTTGCCTTGAATGGTTCCCGCGGAGATGAGTTGCATTTGTCGGTGGGCACGAGCGAGGGTCCCACGCATTTCGTGGACAGCGTTCAATTTCCCGCAGCCGACCTGGGTGAATCGTTCGGTCGCGTCGAAATGGGGCCGCTCGGTCCGCTGCAATCGATCAGCTTGGGCCGTGCCAATTCAGGCTATCGAGTCGGCCCGATTCTGATTAGCGAGTTTCAATACCATCCGACGCAACCCTCTGCTGCCGCGTTGAAATTGGATCCCCAGCTCAGTTCGAAAGACTTGGAATTTATCGAAATTCACAACGCGGGAGTCGCGGCAAACGGTTTGACGGGTTGGCGTATTCGCGGCGATGTGGATTTCGATTTTGCCCAGGGCACAGCCCTCGATATCGGCGAGACGATTTTATTAGTGCCATTTAACCCGGATCGGGAAGGAAATGAATCTCGCAAGGCTGCTTTCTTGGCTCACTACGGACTCCCCAACTCCACTCGGTTATTGGGTGGATTTCAGGGGAATTTAGACAATGATGGGCATCGCATTACTCTCCAACGTCCGGGTACGCCATCGTTGCAGGATCCCGAGACGGTTCCTCGCTTGTGGGTGGACGAAGTGCGTTTTGATGATGTAGCACCCTGGTCTCCCTCCGCCGATGGTCAAGGGGATTCGTTGCATCGAACGCCAGCGAATGCGTTGGGGCTGATTGTCGCCTCATGGCGTGCCGCGTCGCCAACCCCGGCGAGCGTTGACTGGGGAGCTATTCCCGGTGATTTCAATGCGGACGGTACGCTCGGTGTGGCGGACATTGACCTGTTTTCGCTGCGATTTCGGCTGACGCCTCCCGATTTGACGCTCGACCTGACGGGAGATCAACGGGTCAATGATGCTGATCGAGATTATTTGATCGGTGACCTGCTTGAGACAACTTACGGCGACGCGGATTTAAACCGGTTGTTCAACTCGTCGGATTTAGTACAAATTTTTTCCGTGGGTGAGTATGAAGATGGAATTGAGGGTAACTCGACTTGGAGCGAAGGGGATTGGAATCTTGATGGCGATTTTGATTCGTCCGATTTAGTTGTTGCCTTCGCGGCCGGTGGGTATGCCTCCGACTCCAAGCCGGTTGATCTCGATTCAGGCGGATTGGCGGATCTTGCCTCCGCAATCCAGGCACATGATCAGCTGTTTGCTGACGAGAAGCTTGTTGATTCGCTTGGAGACTAA
- a CDS encoding adenosine kinase encodes MNQSAELDVFGVGNAMVDILAMVDDDFIREHDLPRGGMLLVDSEKQSRLLRELEQASLEMQSGGSAANTIISVALSGGTGFYTGKVARDPNGEFYRQDMIAAGIHFDVSPAPEESRPTGSCLVLTTPDAERTMCTHLGVSIELADSDIDLEQLGRCKLAYVEGYLWDAPGPRQACIKAMEQANRLGVKTAFTFSDPFLVDRFPEDFRRVVHEYCDILFCNADEAKQLMEIESVEKATELLGHRAELVFVTDGANGCLVSYQGEVKRVDGFKVDAIDTVGAGDAFAGGALFGLANGYEPQRAARWGNYLASRVVTIHGARYPESLANQISKILDS; translated from the coding sequence ATGAATCAGTCAGCTGAGCTAGATGTCTTTGGGGTTGGGAATGCGATGGTCGACATTTTGGCGATGGTCGACGATGATTTCATTCGCGAGCATGATTTGCCCCGTGGCGGAATGTTACTTGTCGACTCGGAAAAGCAGAGTCGACTGCTGCGAGAATTGGAGCAAGCGTCCCTCGAAATGCAGTCGGGAGGCTCGGCGGCCAATACAATTATCTCGGTGGCACTCAGCGGAGGAACGGGATTTTATACGGGCAAGGTGGCTCGAGATCCGAACGGCGAATTCTATCGGCAAGATATGATCGCTGCCGGAATTCATTTCGATGTGAGTCCGGCTCCCGAAGAAAGTCGGCCTACCGGATCTTGTCTCGTGCTGACGACGCCGGATGCCGAGCGTACCATGTGCACGCATTTGGGCGTCTCAATCGAATTGGCGGATAGCGACATTGATTTAGAACAATTGGGCCGTTGCAAATTAGCTTATGTCGAAGGCTATTTGTGGGATGCGCCTGGCCCGAGGCAGGCTTGTATTAAAGCGATGGAACAGGCCAATCGTCTTGGAGTGAAAACAGCTTTTACTTTTTCCGACCCGTTTCTTGTCGATCGGTTTCCTGAAGATTTTCGGCGCGTCGTCCATGAGTACTGTGACATCCTCTTTTGCAATGCGGATGAAGCAAAACAGCTGATGGAAATTGAATCCGTAGAAAAAGCGACGGAGCTTCTCGGGCATCGAGCCGAATTGGTGTTTGTCACCGATGGGGCTAACGGTTGCCTGGTGAGTTATCAAGGGGAAGTAAAACGGGTCGACGGCTTTAAGGTTGATGCGATTGATACCGTTGGTGCTGGAGACGCTTTCGCCGGAGGAGCTTTATTTGGTTTGGCGAATGGCTATGAGCCGCAGCGAGCAGCCCGCTGGGGTAATTATCTTGCCTCGCGAGTGGTAACCATTCACGGCGCCCGCTATCCAGAATCACTGGCAAATCAAATCTCCAAGATTTTGGATTCTTAG